Below is a genomic region from Balaenoptera acutorostrata chromosome 9, mBalAcu1.1, whole genome shotgun sequence.
AGATTTATATGCAATTGgcaataattatttcttaaatgtttggagGAATTCACCAACATAGTAAACAGGGCATAGAATTTCTTTGTGAGGCAGTTTTTGGAAACAAATTCCATTACTTTAATATATAAGATTTTActtagattttttgtttttattgtataaAATTGAATGATATGTTTTTCAAGGAATGTGTTTATTTCACTAAGATTTGTAATTTATTAACATAGGTTCTTCACAATATAGTCTTATTTGTCATGCCTGTAGGGTTCTACCTATGTCCATTTTTCCCCTCACCAGTAAAGAGAGAGGTAAAGAGTGGATTATTTTTAACTCAATTTgtcaaaatcaatatataatatgTCCTTGttgcctctctcctccctcagaAACCAAATcaataatagtaattattatgagaaataaatcaaataacaAAGTCACATCAATAAAAACAATGGTAAAATAAAAACCAGTTGGTATGATTTTACCATAATTTCAGAAACGTGTAATGATTAAGGCAGAGTATAGACTAAAAAAGCAGAGAAAGCATAGCTACAGCCAAGAATGATTTAAAGTGCAGATCTAAAGAACAAGTGACATAAATTTTAAAGCCCCAGAGAGTCTCAGGCTTCAAAAGCAAGcagtaaatgaacaaaataaatcctGAAGTTTTTATGaagatgaaaagggccaaggataACCAGGACCCACCCACGGGGGagaaaaatatgacagaaattaCTCTAATGGATATTGAGATTTATTTcaaagctataataataatatgtggTAATGGCAAATATTTCAGGAATATAAAGACTTAAGAAACTGCCTGAGGTAAATTAGTGAGTGGGTCCAATTATTCAGCATCTCCTTTCATTCAtaaatttttcatctttcattaTCAGTGGAGTGCATTTCTTCTCCTTTGGATTATGAGTCCAATCCTGTGACATGTCCAATAACATGTCAGCAGAAGAGAAAATATAGCAGTTCTTAGCTTAGGCTTTCAGAGACCTTGCATATTTTCTCTTGGTCTATTGCTTTTCTGACATTTCCATAAGACAGATAGCCAACTAGTCTAAAGATGATGGAAGAAACATGTCTTCAGACACATTTATCAGAcacatggctgattcactttgctgtacagcagaaactaacacaacattgtaaagcaactatactccaataaaaattaatttaaaaaaaagacacacagaacAATCTATACTCACTGAACTGTCATATAAAGCAAAACATATCTAGTATCACAGAAGCAGAGCCACGTGAAGCAGGGCCACTTCGGGTGACCTccggttctttgaaaataaataataattgtgaCTTTTAAGCCATTgattgctggattttttttttcaagagctaTTCTGGCAATAGGAAACAGTTATATGGATAAACACACATATAGACATTTTATGACAAAACTGACATTGCAGAGCAACAAGGAGAGAATGGATTGTTTGCAGTAAATAGCATGAGACAATGGTATATTCATATGGGTAAAAATGAAGTAGTAACATGGATGTTGGTGACTGTAGGTCAGACATGCTGTATTTGGCGAAGTGTGGCTCAAATTCCCATGTTTTCTCATTTGAGGAACCCAGGCGGAAGGAACACTATTTGTGCTGTGCTCTTCTCTAGGTTGAATGCGTGAGATCAAAGAGGAAAGATTCAAACCTTGCACGGGCTTTTAAAGCTTCTTTCATGATGTAACTTACAAcacattcactcatttttttgGTCCCAAATAAATTGCATGGGACTTTTCCTACTTATAGAGAAGCAtgacaaagatgaaaagacaccaAATAATGTTGAACAATAAAACAATTTATCAGAGACCCAAACCTCACACCAGCCACAAGAATGAGTTACAGGTGATCATAGGACAAAACATGAAGAACGACAAGCATTCCTGAATATAATGCAAAGGTCTTCTTGACCTAAAGGGTAGATAAATATAATCttaaacaattataaaaacaTTACAAAAGTTATATATTTAACTAAGTTAAAGTTCAAACTTGTTCTTTATGAAATGACATTAAAAGGGTAAAAAGTAAAgccaaaatgcaaaaatattttcaagatatttAACTGACCAAGAGATTATGTTcattatataaaagaaattttcaaataaatttaaaaagataaataatttaaaagaatattggtAAAATGCCATACGAACgcactttaaagaagaaaaaaaatccataaacatattaaaatgtgcCTAACTTCAATAATCACAATTATTCAAATTTAAACTACAAATTAAATATTCTACATCAAGTAAATGGGTAAAAACCATGAAGTCTGATAATACTGAACACTGGTGAAGAAGTGGATCACAACTTCAGAACTTACAAACATAACTTTTAGGGAGtctaaattgatacaaccactttgaaaaattgAGAATTAAATAATTGCCTAATACTTCTGGTATAAACTCCATTCTAATGAGTACATATGTGCAGTCTAATAGTATACATGCCCCAAAATTGAAAcatcccaaatgtccatcataGTAGagtacattaaagaaaaaatataaaatatttatactatGAAATATTTAAGTGAATCAAAATTGATCAGACAATAGGTATATGCAACAGCATGAATTATTTGTAAAGACGTAGTGTTCATTAATAAAAGATACATGGAATACATAAAGCACGATTTCTTTTACATAAAGTTTAcaaagagggattttttttttaaagagggaataTTAATCTGTATTTTTTGAGAGACATAGATATTGAATATGAATAGAAAAGCAAGTACATCATTATAATAAAAGTCACCCTTTTGGCTATTGCCAatggtgggagaaaaaaaaggtcTGGGGTATGGACAATGTTCTATGAATTGCTGTACTTGGCAGTTCCATGGGTGtttgtttaaaaagtatttttcagtgtagtttaaatttaaaatggtgAAGTCAGAGAATTAGGCAGATGCTACATTTTGCAAAGATTTAGATTTTCatcataaatgtaataaaaaaatattgcacAACTCTAAGCTGGAGAGtgaaataaattgattttaatcACAATGGATAATCTGGGATTCATGCCTTATATCAGGGTAAAAAATATGGGAAATATGAATATTTTGGCATTAACTGTTAAAAACCAGTTGAGTGACAATGATGGCTCAGAAAGCAGAGACATGGAGACATAGCTTTATTTTGGAGATAAAACAACATAATTTgaataaacacatatttatttgaattatatACAGGTCGACTTTAGTTCAAGTGGTTACTCCATCTCATTGGACTTCTGAATTATATCGAGTGAGAAAGCAGTTTGGTATTTATTAAACTCCTGACTGTCTCTTTCACATCTTTATTCCTAAGGCTATAGATAAGGGGGTTCAGCATGGGAATaagaacaatgaaaaacacagtgGCTACTTTGACCAGGAGCCAGATGCTTTTGGAGTTGGATACACAATAAAGGAATAGGACAGTTCCATGGAAAATGGTGGTGGCGGTCAGATGGGAGGCACAGGTGGAGAAGGCTTTTTGGAGTCCACCAGCAGAGGGCATCCTGATGACTGTGACAACTATGAAAACATAGGAGGAGAGAATAATCAGGAGGCTGCATGCCTCATTGAGTGTAGAAATGATGAAACATGTCATCTGACTGAAGTAGGGGTCAGAACAAGAAGCAGAGACGATGGCAGGATACTCACAGCCAAAGTGATGTATGAGGTTAGGACCACAGAAGGATAGCTCCAAAAGAGAATATGTGATTGTCAAGGAACATATTCTACCCCATGAGTAGGTGCCAGCTACCAGGAGGGTACAGAGCTTAGGAGACACAGCAACTGTGCAGAGCAGGGGGTTACAAACAGCCACAAACTGGTCACAGGCCATCACTGCTAACATGGACGTTTCTGTAATCACAAATGCACAGCCAAAGAAAAATTGTGCTATGCATCCTTTGAAAGAGATAGCTCTATCTTCCACAACCAAGATTTCTAGGAGTTTGGGTGTAAATACACTGGAAGAACAAATATCCAAAAAGGATAGATGGCTGAGGAAAAAGTACATGGGTGTGTGGAGTTTGGGATTGGTCCTTATGACCACAATTATGCCCAGGTTCCCCACCAGAGTGACTGTGTAAATGGTCAAAAACACCAGGAAGAGGGGTGCCTGGAGGTGTGGATATTCTGAGAAGCCCAGGAGGATGAACAGAGCTCTGATTTCCCTCATTCAGTACCATGGCTcttgattttaaaagtaaacaaataatcaaaaagaattaaatttgagCAGCAGAAAGTGAGAAGTTGGAGTGAGAGGAAGTCAGGATAGCTCAACCTAAACTAGTGAAGGCAATGTGGTCATTGTGTACCCAGGAGTATTCTGAAGCTTCAGTTTGGAGTCTTAGTTGATAACTTAACTGAATTTGATTATGAGAAATTAGCTTTATCCTTCagaactttagtttcctcatctggaaaacaagaaaaaaaatagtacttaTCAATAgtcttattttatataaatgattcCTAAATGCATGTGATACTTCAAACATTGAATAGCCCtatgataaaatataattatatcagAACAAAGGAGACATagaaggaaatcaggaaaaaaaaaaacattgatcgGATTATGGTAGTCATATGGTAATGGCAGAAGTGGCCTTGGAAAGATTAAACACTTTTAATACATATAGAAAAACATAATAGTTAAATTTCTTTGAGATAAAATGTATCATCATACATTCCCATTGGTCCTGGGAATAATGAAAGTAGAATTTAGCCTGTTGAATATAAACCATGAACTAAGTAAATATTGCTTTCATTCAGCTCACATAGATTTCTCCTGCCAAAAATCGGCTGGATTCCAATATCCCTCAGATCAGAATGAAAAGATGATCCTAGGTTGAATCAGCACACCAAAAGCCAGATTTTCCTGATGTATTTTTATTGACAGCTTCCTTGCTAGGATTAATAAACTGCATATACATTCTGTCTCAAAattgaaatttttgtttaaatgtttcCAGTCCTTTAACCAGAAAGTTGATGACTCTTGCAAACTATAATTAATAAAgatagcggggcttccctggtggcgcagtggttgagagtctgcctgccaatg
It encodes:
- the LOC103018944 gene encoding olfactory receptor 1165-like produces the protein MREIRALFILLGFSEYPHLQAPLFLVFLTIYTVTLVGNLGIIVVIRTNPKLHTPMYFFLSHLSFLDICSSSVFTPKLLEILVVEDRAISFKGCIAQFFFGCAFVITETSMLAVMACDQFVAVCNPLLCTVAVSPKLCTLLVAGTYSWGRICSLTITYSLLELSFCGPNLIHHFGCEYPAIVSASCSDPYFSQMTCFIISTLNEACSLLIILSSYVFIVVTVIRMPSAGGLQKAFSTCASHLTATTIFHGTVLFLYCVSNSKSIWLLVKVATVFFIVLIPMLNPLIYSLRNKDVKETVRSLINTKLLSHSI